One Sebastes umbrosus isolate fSebUmb1 chromosome 6, fSebUmb1.pri, whole genome shotgun sequence DNA window includes the following coding sequences:
- the tnni1a gene encoding troponin I, slow skeletal muscle, whose product MPEQVQERKPKISASRKLMLKSMMVAKAKEELEQEVVVKEEEKQNYLSERAPALNTGGLSLAQLQDLCKELHAKIDVVDEERYDIEAKVTLNTREIKDLNIKVLDLRGKFKRPSLRRVRVSADAILRSLLGSKHKVSMDLRANLKSVKKEDTEKKKTAEDSDWRKNVEAMSGMEGRKKMFDAAKGPAP is encoded by the exons ATGCCTGAGCAAGT gcAAGAG AGGAAGCCAAAGATCTCAGCTTCCAGGAAGCTGATGCTCAAG AGTATGATGGTGGCAAAGGCCAAGGAGGAATTGGAGCAGGAGGTCGTGgttaaagaggaagagaaacagaacTACCTGTCAGAGAGAGCTCCTGCTCTAAACACCGGCGGTCTGAGCCTTGCACAGTTACAG gACCTCTGCAAAGAGCTCCATGCCAAGATAGATGTGGTGGATGAGGAGCGATATGACATCGAAGCCAAAGTCACGCTCAACACACGTGAG ATTAAAGACCTGAACATCAAGGTGTTGGACCTCAGGGGGAAATTCAAGAGACCTAGTCTCCGTCGCGTTCGTGTGTCTGCTGACGCCATCCTCCGCTCGCTGCTGGGCTCCAAGCACAAAGTCTCCATGGACCTCCGGGCCAACCTCAAGTCTGTCAAGAAAGAGGACACTGAGaag AAGAAGACGGCAGAGGACAGTGACTGGAGGAAGAACGTGGAGGCCATGTcagggatggagggaaggaagaAGATGTTCGATGCTGCTAAAGGTCCCGCCCCGTGA
- the phlda3 gene encoding pleckstrin homology-like domain family A member 3: protein MSYPAKVMRDGLLEKRSSGLLQLWKKKRCVLTEEGLRLHNCKGGGGGDAGGVWSSRAKELRFERMATVDCVEYKRGLVYFTVVMATGKEIDFRCPQDGTAWNAEIALALVRHKNLQAVQTGRNRHLSTVHLGSTGEDEEL from the coding sequence ATGTCTTACCCGGCCAAAGTGATGAGAGACGGGCTGCTGGAGAAGCGCAGCAGCGGACTCCTCCAGCTGTGGAAGAAGAAGCGCTGCGTGCTCACAGAGGAAGGACTCCGGCTGCACAACTGcaaaggtggaggtggaggtgatgCTGGAGGTGTGTGGAGCTCCAGAGCCAAGGAGCTCCGCTTTGAGCGCATGGCCACGGTGGACTGCGTGGAGTACAAGCGAGGGCTGGTGTATTTCACCGTGGTCATGGCGACGGGGAAGGAGATTGACTTCCGGTGTCCGCAGGACGGCACCGCGTGGAACGCAGAGATCGCTCTGGCTCTGGTGAGACACAAGAACCTGCAGGCCGTGCAGACGGGACGGAACAGACACCTGTCCACGGTGCACCTGGGCAGCACtggggaggatgaggagctcTGA
- the csrp1a gene encoding cysteine and glycine-rich protein 1a — MPLGGGNKCGCCQKTVYFAEEVLCEGRSFHKSCFLCMVCRKNLDSTTVAVHQDEVYCKACYGKKHGPKGYGYGQGAGTLSMDKGEALGIKHEEPAPHRPSSSSNPNPSMLAQKFGGSDKCPRCGKAVYAAEKVIGAGSSWHKIGCFTCAECNKSLESTTLADNNGEIYCKACYGKNFGPKGFGYGIGAGALSHTQ, encoded by the exons ATGCCATTAGGAGGAGGAAACAAATGTGGCTGCTGTCAGAAGACCGTTTACTTTGCAGAAGAGGTTCTCTGTGAAGGGCGGAGCTTCCACAAGTCCTGCTTCCTGTGCA tggtgTGTAGGAAGAACTTGGACAGCACAACTGTGGCTGTTCATCAAGATGAAGTCTACTGCAAGGCGTGCTACGGCAAGAAGCACGGGCCAAAAGGCTACGGTTATGGTCAGGGAGCAGGGACGCTCAGCATGGACAAGGGAGAGGCTCTGGGTATTAAGCATGAAGA ACCTGCTCCTCATcgtcccagcagcagcagcaacccaAACCCATCCATGCTGGCTCAGAAGTTCGGAGGGTCAGACAAGTGCCCTCGCTGTGGCAAGGCCGTCTACGCTGCTGAGAAAGTGATCGGAGCTGGGAGT tcaTGGCATAAGATTGGATGTTTCACCTGTGCCGAGTGTAATAAGAGCCTTGAGTCGACCACACTAGCTGATAACAATGGAGAAATCTACTGCAAAG CCTGTTATGGCAAAAACTTTGGTCCCAAGGGATTTGGTTATGGAATTGGAGCTGGAGCGCTGTCACACACTCAGTAG